A region of Diospyros lotus cultivar Yz01 chromosome 3, ASM1463336v1, whole genome shotgun sequence DNA encodes the following proteins:
- the LOC127796831 gene encoding uncharacterized protein LOC127796831, which produces MPSYAKFMKDILSRKIRLEDYETIALTEECSAILQNKLPPKLKDPGSFTIPCTIGNQYLGRALCDLGASINLMPFSIFKRLGLGEAKPTTVSLQLADRSIKYPYGVIEDVLVKVEKLILPADFLVLDMEEDKDIPIILGRPFLATGRTLIDVQKGELTMRVQDQEVTFNVFKAMKFPNGADDCFRLDALDTLMFASLDPKEDDMLQPALTNLEAFDDEVEEFYRLLDATPKILAKKTKIDPLPCKSLEFSSSSHKQCKDVSEAIPTFELKPFPSHLRCKSLGSRAFTDGNLDEQLDLVEVQIW; this is translated from the exons ATGCCGAGTTATGCTAAATTCATGAAGGACATACTCTCGAGAAAAATAAGGCTAGAAGACTACGAGACAATTGCTTTGACTGAAGAGTGCAGTGCTATTCTTCAAAACAAACTTCCTCCAAAGCTCAAGGACCCAGGGAGTTTTACTATCCCTTGTACTATTGGTAATCAGTATTTAGGTCGAGCTTTGTGTGACTTAGGAGCTAGTATCAATTTGAtgcctttttctatttttaagagATTGGGATTAGGAGAGGCTAAACCCACAACAGTATCCTTACAACTAGCTGATAGGTCAATTAAGTATCCATATGGAGTCATTGAGGATGTTTTGGTTAAAGTTGAAAAACTGATTTTGCCTGCTGATTTTCTTGTTCTAGATATGGAAGAAGACAAGGATATTCCCATTATCCTTGGAAGACCCTTCTTAGCTACAGGCAGAACTTTGATTGATGTTCAAAAAGGAGAACTTACCATGAGAGTTCAAGACCAAGAAGTCACATTTAATGTCTTTAAAGCTATGAAATTTCCTAATGGTGCTGATGATTGTTTCAGGTTGGATGCATTGGACACTTTGATGTTTGCTTCCCTCGATCCTAAAGAAGATGATATGCTCCAACCTGCCTTGACAAATTTGGAggcttttgatgatgaagtcgAGGAGTTCTACAGGTTACTTGATGCTACACCAAAAATTTTGGCCAAGAAGACAAAAATTGATCCTTTGCCATGTAAAAGTTTAGAATTTTCTAGTTCCTCCCATAAGCAATGTAAGGATGTAAGTGAAGCTATTCCTACTTTCGAATTGAAACCTTTTCCTTCTCATCTCAG ATGCAAGagtctcgggagtcgtgccttcactgatggGAATCTTGACGAGCaactggatctggtagaggtccagatctggtaG